One segment of Vicia villosa cultivar HV-30 ecotype Madison, WI unplaced genomic scaffold, Vvil1.0 ctg.002800F_1_1, whole genome shotgun sequence DNA contains the following:
- the LOC131639829 gene encoding uncharacterized protein LOC131639829, producing the protein MVLAGKLITELGIKTPAERFYKLFASELHEVQVHCERIHHTKLHEGEDWHDTDTVKHWTYVIDGDKISKCTRDIDAHLIKGEKVAL; encoded by the exons ATGGTGCTAGCTGGTAAGCTTATTACTGAACTTGGGATCAAAACCCCCGCTGAAAGGTTTTACAAACTCTTTGCATCAGAACTTCACGAAGTGCAAGTCCATTGTGAAAGAATTCATCATACCAAGCTGCATGAAGGTGAAGACTGGCATGACACTGATACAGTTAAACACTGGACATATGTCATAG ATGGTGATAAAATAAGCAAATGCACTAGAGATATTGATGCTCATCTTATCAAGGGAGAGAAGGTTGCTCTATAA